A genomic stretch from Oreochromis niloticus isolate F11D_XX linkage group LG11, O_niloticus_UMD_NMBU, whole genome shotgun sequence includes:
- the LOC100709276 gene encoding E3 ubiquitin-protein ligase NHLRC1: protein MAKSLQHRGCLSPEGIIREIQINLLECKVCFETFSSQQRERRPQNLSCGHVLCLECITALSHPLLRKLECPFCRQLCSVDSTSHCQVLSDLKDLLLSQSPSPSAPSCRAKAGFIFPTALTCTTLLLRTAFGGWGTLINPTGIAVLGSSGTIVVVHDGEKRVVVFNLQGKKLHSFGQKGAASGEICYPVDVAVTPAGHVVVTDAGDKAVKVFTSRGNHVLTIKDSFQMPWGVDTDSCGHILVSDVEAGTLSKVRVDYSNGVILEHQTTISDLQCPKAVAYCCVNGNTAVTEHLTDVTNPTERHQHRRIRVFTKEFHLLYQTDTFSLTLQSTVRLSFSGVAFDRDGDLIVIDSDQGMIWSLGKLQSGPVLTPLVGDHLVRPVGLALLNNLLITLDSGDHTVKIYSPKSDAGPVT from the coding sequence ATGGCCAAGAGTCTCCAACATCGTGGCTGCCTCAGTCCAGAGGGGATAATCAGAGAGATTCAGATCAACCTACTGGAGTGCAAAGTCTGCTTCGAGACGTTTAGCTCTCAGCAAAGGGAGCGCAGACCACAGAACCTTTCCTGTGGCCATGTACTCTGTCTGGAATGCATCACAGCTTTGTCCCACCCTCTCCTGAGGAAGCTGGAGTGCCCTTTCTGTCGACAGTTATGCAGTGTTGACAGCACCTCCCACTGCCAGGTTCTTAGTGACCTAAAGGATCTTCTGTTGTCTCAAAGTCCCTCACCGTCTGCTCCTTCGTGTAGAGCAAAAGCTGGTTTTATCTTTCCCACAGCTCTGACGTGCACAACTCTTCTCCTGCGTACTGCATTTGGTGGGTGGGGGACTCTTATCAACCCAACTGGAATAGCTGTTTTGGGGTCCTCAGGAACAATAGTTGTGGTCCATGATGGAGAGAAGAGAGTGGTAGTGTTCAATCTACAGGGAAAGAAGCTGCACAGCTTTGGGCAAAAAGGAGCAGCCAGTGGGGAGATCTGTTACCCAGTGGACGTGGCAGTGACCCCAGCTGGTCATGTGGTTGTGACTGATGCGGGTGATAAAGCTGTAAAAGTGTTCACGTCCAGGGGGAATCACGTGTTGACAATCAAAGATTCCTTCCAGATGCCCTGGGGCGTGGACACTGACAGCTGTGGACACATCCTGGTCTCTGATGTTGAGGCCGGCACCCTCTCCAAGGTGAGGGTGGACTATAGTAATGGCGTCATTCTAGAGCATCAAACAACCATTTCAGACCTTCAGTGCCCTAAAGCGGTGGCCTACTGTTGCGTGAATGGGAACACTGCAGTGACGGAGCATCTAACTGATGTCACCAATCCAACGGAGAGACACCAACACAGAAGGATCAGGGTGTTTACAAAAGAGTTCCACCTCCTTTACCAGACAGACACTTTCAGCCTGACCCTGCAGTCCACAGTGAGGCTCAGCTTCTCAGGTGTGGCGTTCGACAGAGATGGAGATTTAATTGTGATTGACTCAGACCAGGGGATGATTTGGAGCTTAGGGAAGCTCCAGAGTGGCCCAGTCCTTACTCCTCTTGTGGGAGACCATCTTGTTCGCCCCGTTGGATTAGCGCTACTGAACAACCTTCTCATCACACTGGACAGTGGCGACCATACAGTGAAGATTTATTCTCCCAAATCTGATGCTGGACCTGTGACATAG
- the ptdss1a gene encoding phosphatidylserine synthase 1, with protein sequence MAAVYSGSHTLSKNDVNYRMHFRMINEQQVEDITIDFFYKPHTITLLTCTVLSLMYFAFTRDDGNPDNNLWVGLILVISFFLIISVLAFPNGPFTRPHPAIWRIVFGLSVLYFLFLVFIIFLNWQQVKQLMYWLDPNLRYAKREADIMEYAVNCHVITWERILSHFDIFAFSHFWGWGMKALLIRSYGLCWTISITWELTELFFMHLLPNFAECWWDQVILDILLCNGGGIWLGMTVCRFLEMRTYHWASIKDIHTTTGKIKRAVLQFTPASWTYVRWLDPKSSLQRVTGVYLFMIIWQLTELNTFFLKHIFVFPASHALSWCRILFIGIITAPTVRQYYAYLTDTQCKRVGTQCWVFGAIAFLEALACIKFGQDLFSKTQILYVILWLLCLAFITFLCLYGMVWYAETYGPREKSLSECEDSNFAEFADHVSEGFKGETDVDGDSPKARQRKKDTGKTKSINGLDSQ encoded by the exons ATGGCGGCCGTGTATAGCGGATCCCATACCTTAAGCAAGAATGATGTGAATTACAGGATGCATTTCCGAATGATAAACGAGCAGCAGGTCGAAGATATCACAATCGATTTTTTCTACAAGCCGCACACGATAACGCTGCTGACATGCACCGTGCTCAGTTTGATGTACTTCGCGTTCACAAG AGATGATGGAAACCCTGACAATAATCTTTGGGTGGGGCTCATTCTGGTCATCTCCTTCTTCCTTATCATCAGTGTTTTGGCATTTCCTAATG GTCCATTCACCAGACCACACCCAGCAATATGGCGAATAGTCTTtg GTCTGAGTGTCCTCTACTTCCTGTTCCTGGTTTTCATCATTTTCCTCAACTGGCAGCAGGTGAAGCAGTTGATGTATTGGCTGGATCCAAACCTGCGCTATGCCAAAAGAGAGGCAGACATAATG GAATACGCTGTGAACTGCCATGTCATCACCTGGGAGAGAATCCTGAgccattttgacatttttgcatTCAGCCATTTCTGGGGCTGGGGTATGAAGGCACTTCTCATTCGAAGTTATGGACTGTGCTGGACCATCAGTATTACGTGGGAACTTACTGAG CTATTCTTCATGCACCTGCTGCCTAACTTTGCTGAATGctggtgggaccaagtcattctCGATATTCTGCTGTGTAATGGAGGGGGAATCTGGCTTGGCATGACTGTCTGTCGCTTTTTGGAGATGAGGACCTACCACTGGGCCAGTATTAA GGACATCCACACCACCACAGGGAAGATCAAACGAGCCGTGTTGCAGTTCACCCCTGCAAGCTGGACCTATGTACGCTGGCTTGACCCAAAGTCTTCTCTGCAGCGAGTGACAGGCGTCTACCTGTTCATGATCATTTGGCAG CTTACTGAGTTGAACACATTCTTCCTTAAGCACATTTTCGTCTTTCCTGCAAGCCATGCTCTTAGCTGGTGTCGAATCCTGTTCATCGGTATCATCACAGCTCCAACAGTAAG gCAGTATTATGCGTACCTAACAGACACACAGTGCAAGAGAGTTGGGACCCAGTGTTGGGTATTTGG GGCAATAGCCTTTCTGGAGGCTTTGGCATGCATTAAGTTTGGACAGGACTTGTTCTCAAAAACACAGATCCTCTATGTGATCCTCTGGCTTTTGTGTTTG GCCTTCATTACATTCCTGTGCCTGTATGGAATGGTATGGTACGCAGAAACATATGGTCCAAGGGAAAAG AGCCTCTCAGAATGTGAAGACAGTAATTTCGCAGAGTTTGCTGACCATGTGTCTGAGGGATTTAAAG GAGAAACTGATGTAGACGGCGACAGCCCTAAAGCCAGACAGAGAAAGAAGGACACAGGAAAGACCAAATCCATCAACGGCCTCGACAGCCAGTAG
- the LOC100709813 gene encoding membrane-spanning 4-domains subfamily A member 4A, which translates to MRKTFVCDESMIITIPIGSLRDLRDGQLMPEKFHCVFRDSYKVFVIKGKPTPMGAAQAIAGVFLFTLGLVQKNSPYVFIYTLPSILFVVCGMLSFAAGKFPNMHVTKLSFSLNIISFFWSVAAFSLALVLFPHPPSVKVAQGISVLIMTLLVVENLIAIFLIYWLSKAVCREHFNTLPTVLLKQGD; encoded by the exons ATGAGGAAGACATTCGTATGTGATGAATCGATGATCATCACCATTCCAATTGGAAGTCTCAGGGATCTCCGAGATGGTCAGCTGATGCCAGAGAAATTCCACTGCGTCTTCAGAGACTCCTACAAGGTCTTTGTTATTAAGGGGAAACCTACACCTATGGGA gCAGCTCAAGCCATCGCTGGTGTGTTTCTTTTCACGCTTGGACTGGTTCAAAAAAACAGTCCATACGTGTTCATCTACACTCTACCGAGTATtctg TTTGTGGTCTGTGGTATGCTGTCCTTTGCTGCAGGAAAATTTCCAAACATGCATGTG ACCAAGCTGTCGTTCTCTCTGAACATTATCAGCTTCTTCTGGTCAGTTGCAGCATTTTCTCTCGCCTTGGTCCTCTTTCCTCATCCTCCCAGTGTCAAG GTGGCTCAAGGAATCAGCGTGCTGATAATGACCCTGCTGGTTGTTGAAAATTTGATAGCCATATTCTTGATCTACTGGTTGAGCAAAGCTGTGTGCAGAGAACATTTCAACACTTTG CCCACCGTACTGCTGAAACAGGGAGACTGA